TTTCAAAAATCTTTATGTATTTGCCATTTTGCATATTTCCGATTTTACTTCCACCATATTTTAAAACTAAATATATGCTTAAAAGTATAAAAGGGAAAAAACATATAAGCTTTATTATCATCATGAAAAATTCTTTGTCCATTTTGAATCTTCCTTACTGAATTATTATGTTATCAAAATTAACATTCATTATTTCACCCTTGTACAATTTAGAGTTAATTTTATCTAAAAGCTCTTTTTTTAATTTTTCTACTCCCTTAACATCTAGTTCTGTACTTTTTTTACTCATCAACTCTAAATTAACTGCATCTCTTAAGGTAGATTTTCTTTCTTCAACTTCTTTAGCTAATTTCTTATTTTTCTTAGGATAGGATATATAAATATTTAACTTTATATAACTTTTTGAATTTTCATCAGCTAAATTCACTGTAAATTCTCCTAATTGAAAGAAACTCTCTTCAACCAAAGGAGCCTTTTTTGTTTCTCCGGTATTTACTGCCATAGATGCGGAAGCATTTTTAGTGGCAATATAATAGCCTCCAAAAGCAAAACCTCCTGCAACTATTAAAAATAAAATAACAATAATAAACTTCTTTCCCTTACCAGTACCTTTATCTTTTTCTTTATCTTTCATTTTATTTTGCCTCTCCTTTTTTACTATCAGTAGTTGTTGTATCTTCTATAATTATATTTACTCTTCTATTTTTTGCTCTGTTTCCATCATTATTATTAGGCACTATAGGCCTGTACTCCCCATATCCTGCAGCAGTAAATCTATCAGGGTCCATTTTACTTACTTCCACAAAATATTTAAGTACATTTACAGCTCTAGCAGTAGACAATTCCCAGTTACTTGGATACCTATAATTGCTTATAGGCATATTGTCCGTATGCCCTTCCACAATAACATGACTTTTAGGAAACTTTTGCAAAATAGTACTTATCATATTTAATACTTCTGAACTATTTTCTTTTACTTCACCTTTTCCTATATCAAATAATACATTTTCCCTAAGTCTTAAAACTACTCCCTTTGGATCCTTAAGAACTTCAATTTTATCTTTCATTTTATTTTCTTTTACATATTTAGATACTTCTTCATACATAGATTTTTTATTAGCAGATTCATTTTGCCCATCAGATACCATAGGTTCACCAACTATAGGTACTTCACCTGATGAACTTTGATAATCCAAAATGGAATTACTTCCTGTACCAGAAAGAACACTTTGCAAAGAGCTAGCTATTTGTCTGAATTTGTTTGCATCTACAGTAGACATAGAATATAAAAGAACAAAGAAAGTAAGTAAAAGGGTAATAGTATCTGAATAGGTAGTTAACCATTCCTCTCCTGTTAACCCTGAACCTCCATTTTTCTTTTTTCTAGACATTTGACAATACCTCATCTCCTGAAACTTGAGTTTCATTAAACTTTATTCTTTCCTCTGGTGATAAATAAGAAACTAATTTTTCTTGTACAATTCTTGGGTTTACACCAGATTGAATAGCTAAAACACCTTCAAGCATCATTTCTCTGCTTGCAACTTCTATGTCTGTTTTATAATTTAAATTAGCTGCTATAGGATTAAAAATTAAATTAGCCATTATAGAACCATAAAATGTAGTAATAAGGGCCTTAGACATGCCTGAA
The DNA window shown above is from Haloimpatiens massiliensis and carries:
- a CDS encoding flagellar basal body-associated FliL family protein, whose translation is MKDKEKDKGTGKGKKFIIVILFLIVAGGFAFGGYYIATKNASASMAVNTGETKKAPLVEESFFQLGEFTVNLADENSKSYIKLNIYISYPKKNKKLAKEVEERKSTLRDAVNLELMSKKSTELDVKGVEKLKKELLDKINSKLYKGEIMNVNFDNIIIQ
- a CDS encoding flagellar motor protein MotB; the encoded protein is MSRKKKNGGSGLTGEEWLTTYSDTITLLLTFFVLLYSMSTVDANKFRQIASSLQSVLSGTGSNSILDYQSSSGEVPIVGEPMVSDGQNESANKKSMYEEVSKYVKENKMKDKIEVLKDPKGVVLRLRENVLFDIGKGEVKENSSEVLNMISTILQKFPKSHVIVEGHTDNMPISNYRYPSNWELSTARAVNVLKYFVEVSKMDPDRFTAAGYGEYRPIVPNNNDGNRAKNRRVNIIIEDTTTTDSKKGEAK